In Mytilus galloprovincialis chromosome 1, xbMytGall1.hap1.1, whole genome shotgun sequence, the following are encoded in one genomic region:
- the LOC143083176 gene encoding uncharacterized protein LOC143083176 encodes MASSKVTAATPLLTEDETNFLRFVNLLIRIAPKAVRVVFDKYFQPCGLSVVLNQSKGKMEYLNQRKILNKSQMELLYPLQGTATVRSSDMDLTLMICLLRNLQKMKLEDSLPAEALISEEADLSRIKYYRNWIAHNKMVTLIKKIS; translated from the exons ATGGCTTCGTCTAAAGTAACTGCTGCTACGCCATTACTAACAGAAGATGAGACAAACTTCCTCAGATTCGTTAATCTTCTAATTCGTATTGCACCAAAAGCTGTTCGGGTTGTATTTGACAAGTATTTCCAACCATGTGGATTAAGTGTGGTGTTGAATCAGTCAAAAGGAAAAATGGAATATCTGAATCAAAGAAAAATTCTTAACAAGTCGCAGATGGAATTGCTTTATCCTTTACAAG GAACAGCGACAGTGAGGTCATCGGATATGGATCTAACTCTAATGATTTGTTTACTACGCAATTTGCAAAAGATGAAATTAGAGGATTCACTTCCAGCAGAAGCTTTGATAAGCGAGGAAGCGGATTTATCTCGGATAAAATATTATCGGAACTGGATAGCTCATAACAAGATGGTTACATTGATAAAGAAGATTTCCTAG